The following coding sequences are from one Zalophus californianus isolate mZalCal1 chromosome 5, mZalCal1.pri.v2, whole genome shotgun sequence window:
- the ICE1 gene encoding little elongation complex subunit 1 isoform X1, with translation MMPGETHSAAPGTAADLSRCQGCASLQQNLNEYVEALITLKQKIINTDNLLTEYQKKCDELQFARRENSTLHHQVEQMLQKISPLQKCQEELGSLKAELEEKKSSLKLYQDTHQEYARVKEECLKTDAQKKKLEAKVKKLEEAAVKQTQDFKQLRNEKKILEKEFKKTQERLDEFSKQKNEKELRHIGTQISSDSYGSIDKRKVKLLLKELWLCINTTHRLPGEGSRCITEKPAKENPGPTESRDDGVPPPGGGRLLRAAAVQTCLAELSMEIEGDFSACRRVGREGPSGAAHCNDHVSNEGWHPELAVPTNDEDSTDFSDRDHCFDEDLQAAVDFFKLPPPLLSPVPSPPLVSLPPLSTLPSSLAPETYFGEYTDSSDNESSQHRNSAESVSEDETSESQYFGSSRKCKGSNGTWEEKLKSHEATQALTTLEVNEVTTVGFGTFTATLREPSATYSLAREKHWMVSSESTSDRRRDVLDEAHRQREVREADKSVQTENTLHEPIRNVCVETSSGSQAQGRGAALQKSDVCSPLGKRPFSELMESEGKTLLSKMIGSPKSQFTKWTLTNEIPLESDHLSISDHFQGMCRVLGKERDVQGFILGASPEPEDDAGDAMGATGLSVDARLSSSSTSGTSSVCSDSPSSSGLKYSHDLHIPAKVTPMELHHSEQKLEAETLNMLDLQPEPPECPAGQNHLENSLCALSPELGASNFNNQSSSEVGCTNIVKGMPKVCSLAQSVFIKATKEAQCGSQGPRTELPLTRVDSAPLLESQCSLTKSGFGFVKSPSWHHSDLLRRGGEERLRAKSEYEQKTNHQVEKAVPSLESRGSASRPELGRENNAVGLRAVTSLLPNQVSVITKQARPDMAQSARPEHWRRGTESAFAAARAGPGAAPTSSVARHGGGGEDTARDAQGAAAIEGTSPQVSASWRKLDFSFPSGSLPVGNSHCSTNSKLSFSPRNIPVQNQDVMTEASAQEAVQKQSLLLRATDLDSSGLDGDQLLPAIEVPVSRSFPVDEVPCGGMGRSSGEALAVPEDSPRVRQSLESLELPSQTPGSASPKGPGTTGTALLSAILRKDEETHAVPQSGLAGALCYTGIREAGGGDTEVEESEAPSCSEGESEPEAAMGDRQQDAARASRKDLGARGAGTAETRPTVEVGCLTSALQDFNISTLSEVDGLSTSEVVMFLESCQLRDYSSGDSVSECSSKGTLHKEMNKDLKLGELSGGKYRKQLCEEETLETSEEWIESEEDDSPLRSTDQLTRRSLETLSEVLTRVGQVLQTSCESSPGKDTGNLVLLNTHDSLTTKPMREHVPPQEVSGFLPHPSGTPPPTASMASKGRSPARGTSSNRVTPGSPKSVPDVTSPIRGGAEVLSELAEPSPQRSDSMVGQTTEGSAEEGAETTFQCQISTVTSEVINVLINKDQNLVIEKGDHWTIINGVTLMPNVDQVILCDSPEDIPVSPDRGDLGAGFLSVTSLDKSPETSHPGPPFQEPQCGSNLSCAQEEISSSSQSTNFDKSRLRNRPVKPSVRISSEIYDQNFESQTIASDHTYFNSKLEPFSKNKNRSKISNKDQSNKPAKALASSRVEANQSEGSQSFSGERENTKTQRNQTQTILANADTSTPTDCSDTLSKIRQEVGPPLPPLLAPLVATPPRTSQPVSPLIVTSSPSSPTSPIGQISPLCEIPVPPMMSPLPEEPGCPSPLCTSPSPSTAQAGERILSSPLQFCAATPKHALPVPGRLPPLAPAHTAVAVPQENSVKILDTMYPELSARARTLNILKGNIQLTRGPSAECKSLAGPVSAITGFKAITSTSTAFVKTGGSSGSDCDQEKSREAGGKRTLPASTLRGAKRLRLDGGSPEPGTGAAAAGGVSKTLRRSLPQAEGVTTEEESSLLTISTVSQLPANPKETVESHDQAIAGALKKIAESSFDLLPVIRSHVYVGNISKKPVMRDQEKEVVYEFSTTKKHLAECLLHSILSELKIQKISMERNYIHALCRVYVGICRQLGDLERARLFCYSLLKEDFPESEKLTLFIANMWHDIFISQSVINKAMQLVARQRAKGEVRNCLRAFLNWEKNAPVDVGFMVSKLLLTIQLCPKTEFQSSEKFGEDLSDNTWEYIFAIDLLCCHQKWIWTHDNIISKELWPVMDKWIKYRKGHANIAYTPDIIIASILRLIGRLGQLGLKEGFPSAVKNISSVIGMFIQHAQDEDIPWGIQLAAVYALCDLSPSNPAGISKILEAWRQETAHSVPSAVLSCLEEVSSLCVDEVG, from the exons ATGATGCCGGGCGAGACCCACTCGGCGGCGCCCGGGACGGCGGCGGACCTCTCGCGGTGTCAGGGCTGCGCCTCCCTGCAGCAG aatttaaaCGAATATGTTGAAGCACTAATTACCTTGAAGCAGAAAATTATTAATACAGA TAATTTATTAACAGAATATCAGAAGAAATGTGATG AGCTGCAGTTTGCAAGAAG AGAGAATAGTACTCTGCATCACCAAGTGGAACAGATGCTTCAAAAAATTTCTCCTCTGCAGAAATGTCAGGAAGAATTGGGATCTTTAAAAGCAGAGCTGGAAGAGAAGAAG AGTTCTCTGAAGTTGTACCAAGATACTCACCAGGAATATGCACGTGTAAAAGAAGAATGCTTGAAAACTGATGCTCA gAAGAAGAAACTAGAAGCCAAGGTGAAGAAGCTGGAAG AGGCTGCTGTCAAGCAAACGCAGGACTTCAAGCAGCTgaggaatgagaagaaaatacttgaaaaggaATTTAAGAAGACACAG GAACGGCTTGATGAATTTtctaaacagaaaaatgaaaagg AGTTGAGACACATTGGAACTCAAATTTCAAGTGATTCTTACGGAAGCATAGATAAAA GAAAAGTAAAGCTACTTCTGAAGGAACTCTGGCTCTGCATAAACACAACACACAGACTACCTGGTGAAGGCAGCCGATGTATCACAG AGAAACCTGCCAAAGAAAACCCCGGACCCACAGAGTCCAGGGATGATGGCGTGCCTCCTCCAGGGGGAGGCAGGCTGCTCAGAGCTGCAGCTGTGCAGACGTGCCTGGCAGAACTGTCCATGGAAATAGAGGGCGACTTCTCTGCGTGTAGAcgtgtggggagagaggggcccAGTGGAGCCGCGCACTGTAATGACCACGTTTCTAATGAGGGCTGGCATCCTGAACTCGCAGTGCCCACGAACGATGAGGACAGTACTGACTTCTCTGATCGTGATCATTGTTTTGATGAAGATCTCCAGGCGGCAGTTGATTTCTTCAAACTTCCCCCTCCTCTGTTGTCTCCAGTGCCGTCACCCCCTCTGGTGTCCCTACCACCCCTGAGCACGTTACCTTCTTCGCTCGCGCCT gaaaCCTACTTTGGAGAGTATACAGATTCCAGTGATAATGAATCGTCCCAACATAGAAATTCTGCTGAGTCTGTTTCAGAAGATGAGACGTCTGAATCACAGTATTTTGGCTCATCCAGAAAATGTAAAGGAAGTAATGGTACCTGGGAGGAAAAGCTCAAATCACATGAAGCCACCCAAGCTCTGACTACATTGGAAGTAAATGAAGTGACAACTGTCGGGTTTGGGACATTCACAGCAACACTGAGAGAGCCTTCAGCCACATACTCTTTAGCTCGCGAGAAACACTGGATGGTGTCATCTGAATCCACGAGTGATAGGAGAAGAGACGTTTTAGACGAAGCACATAGACAGAGAGAGGTTAGAGAGGCGGATAAGTCAGTGCAGACTGAGAACACGCTTCATGAACCCATCAGAAATGTGTGTGTTGAGACGTCGTCTGGCAGCCAGGCACAGGGCAGGGGAGCGGCCCTCCAGAAGTCTGATGTGTGTTCTCCCCTCGGCAAGAGGCCATTCAGTGAGCTCATGGAATCTGAAGGAAAAACCCTACTATCCAAAATGATAGGATCACCCAAATCACAGTTTACTAAGTGGACGCTAACTAATGAAATCCCTCTTGAATCAGATCATCTGTCGATCTCTGACCACTTTCAGGGAATGTGTAGAGTAttgggaaaggagagagatgtTCAAGGGTTCATTTTAGGAGCATCACCTGAACCAGAGGACGATGCAGGTGATGCAATGGGTGCCACAGGGCTCAGTGTTGACGCCAGGCTTTCTTCCTCGTCTACCTCGGGAACATCATCTGTCTGCAGTGACTCCCCGTCTTCCTCTGGGTTAAAGTATAGTCATGATCTACACATTCCTGCTAAAGTTACCCCTATGGAACTGCATCACTCTGAACAAAAGTTAGAAGCTGAAACCTTGAACATGTTAGATCTGCAGCCTGAGCCCCCAGAGTGTCCTGCCGGACAGAACCATCTGGAGAATAGCTTGTGTGctttgagccctgagttgggagCATCAAATTTTAATAATCAGAGCAGCAGTGAGGTTGGGTGCACAAACATTGTGAAAGGCATGCCCAAAGTCTGTTCACTTGCACAGTCAGTATTTATAAAAGCTACGAAAGAGGCACAGTGTGGAAGTCAGGGTCCCAGAACTGAGCTCCCCCTGACTAGGGTGGATTCTGCACCATTGCTAGAGTCTCAGTGCAGCTTGACCAAGAGtgggtttggttttgttaaaAGCCCTTCATGGCACCATAGTGATCTGTTAAGGAGAGGTGGGGAAGAAAGGCTGAGAGCTAAGTCAGAATATGAACAGAAGACCAACCATCAGGTAGAAAAGGCAGTGCCATCCTTAGAAAGTAGAGGATCCGCATCCAGGCCTGAACTTGGTAGAGAAAATAACGCTGTGGGGCTCAGGGCTGTTACATCACTGTTGCCGAACCAGGTGTCCGTGATCACCAAGCAGGCCAGGCCTGACATGGCACAGAGCGCTAGACCGGAGCACTGGAGGCGGGGGACTGAGTCTGCCTTTGCAGCAGCACGCGCCGGTCCTGGGGCTGCGCCCACGTCATCTGTAGCCAGACATGGCGGAGGAGGAGAGGACACGGCACGGGATGCCCAGGGGGCAGCTGCTATTGAAGGGACCTCGCCACAAGTTTCTGCCTCGTGGAGAAAATTAGATTTCAGTTTTCCAAGTGGTTCTTTACCAGTAGGAAATTCTCATTGTTCCACAAATAGCAAACTGTCTTTCTCTCCTAGAAACATCCCAGTCCAAAACCAAGACGTCATGACGGAAGCCTCAGCACAGGAAGCGGTGCAGAAGCAAAGTTTGCTCCTTCGTGCCACGGATCTGGACTCATCTGGGCTGGATGGGGATCAGCTCCTTCCCGCCATAGAAGTTCCAGTGTCGAGAAGTTTTCCTGTTGACGAAGTACCCTGTGGGGGCATGGGCAGATCTAGTGGTGAGGCCCTGGCCGTCCCAGAGGATTCTCCTCGTGTCCGGCAGAGCCTGGAGTCTCTAGAGCTGCCATCTCAGACTCCTGGCAGTGCTTCTCCTAAAGGTCCAGGCACTACAGGGACTGCTCTTTTGTCGGCCATTCTCAGAAAAGATGAAGAGACGCATGCTGTCCCCCAGAGTGGCCTCGCTGGGGCTCTGTGTTACACAGGCATTCGGGAGGCAGGCGGTGGCGACACAGAGGTGGAGGAGAGTGAGGCACCTAGCTGCAGCGAGGGGGAGAGTGAGCCCGAAGCCGCGATGGGGGACAGACAGCAAGATGCCGCCCGTGCCTCCAGAAAAGATTTAGGAGCCCGAGGTGCTGGCACAGCCGAGACCAGGCCTACTGTCGAGGTGGGGTGTCTGACCTCTGCGCTGCAGGACTTCAACATCAGTACTCTTTCTGAGGTAGACGGACTTTCTACATCAGAGGTCGTGATGTTTCTCGAAAGTTGTCAGTTAAGAGATTATAGTTCAGGGGACTCTGTTTCAGAATGTTCTAGCAAAGGAACCCtacataaagaaatgaacaaagactTAAAGCTAGGTGAACTCTCAGGAGGAAAGTACAGAAAGCAGCTCTGTGAAGAAGAAACCCTTGAAACCTCCGAAGAGTGGATTGAATCCGAGGAAGATGACAGTCCTCTGAGGAGCACAGATCAGCTCACACGGCGTTCCTTGGAAACGCTGTCTGAGGTACTCACCAGGGTCGGCCAGGTGCTTCAGACCAGCTGTGAGAGCTCTCCTGGAAAAGACACCGGTAACTTGGTGCTCTTAAATACGCACGACAGCCTGACCACTAAGCCTATGCGAGAGCACGTCCCACCTCAGGAGGTGAGTGGCTTCCTGCCACACCCTTCAGGAACACCCCCTCCAACAGCCAGCATGGCCAGCAAGGGCCGTTCTCCGGCCAGAGGCACATCAAGTAACAGAGTCACTCCAGGCAGTCCTAAGAGTGTTCCCGATGTCACCAGCCCGATCCGTGGTGGGGCAGAGGTCCTGTCAGAGCTGGCAGAGCCCTCCCCCCAGCGCTCTGACTCCATGGTGGGGCAGACCACAGAGGGCAGTGCTGAGGAGGGGGCAGAAACGACATTTCAGTGTCAGATATCAACAGTGACCTCCGAAGTCATAAACGTGCTCATCAATAAGGATCAGAATCTCGTCATTGAAAAGGGGGACCACTGGACCATCATAAATGGGGTCACTCTTATGCCAAATGTGGACCAGGTCATACTGTGTGACAGTCCCGAGGACATCCCTGTTTCTCCAGATCGAGGAGACCTGGGAGCTGGCTTCCTTTCCGTTACTTCCTTGGACAAGTCCCCAGAGACCAGTCACCCTGGCCCTCCATTTCAGGAGCCCCAGTGTGGCAGCAACCTGTCATGTGCCCAAGAGGAAATTTCCAGCAGCAGCCAGAGCACCAACTTCGATAAAAGTCGTTTGCGCAATAGGCCTGTCAAACCTAGTGTAAGGATTAGTTCTGAAATCTATGATCAGAACTTTGAGTCTCAGACTATTGCATCTGATCACACATACTTTAACTCGAAACTAGAGCCATTCAGCAAAAATAAGAATCGATCAAAGATTTCAAACAAAGATCAATCAAACAAACCGGCAAAGGCTTTAGCATCAAGCCGAGTTGAAGCTAATCAGAGTGAAGGTTCTCAGTCATTTTcaggggaaagagagaacacaaaaacTCAGAGAAATCAAACTCAGACCATTCTAGCCAATGCTGACACATCGACTCCTACAGATTGTTCCGATACTCTGAGTAAAATCCGGCAGGAGGTGGGGCCTCCCCTGCCGCCCTTGCTCGCTCCTCTGGTCGCTACACCTCCAAGGACTTCACAACCAGTTTCTCCTCTGATAGtaacttcctctccctcctcacctACCTCTCCTATTGGCCAGATTTCTCCTTTGTGTGAAATCCCAGTGCCTCCTATGATGTCTCCTTTGCCAGAAGAGCCGggatgcccctcccctctgtgcacatctccatccccatccacTGCACAGGCTGGCGAGAGGATCTTGTCATCACCCTTGCAGTTTTGTGCTGCGACCCCAAAGCATGCCCTCCCTGTGCCTGGCCGCCTCCCGCCCTTGGCACCTGCCCATACGGCTGTGGCCGTACCCCAGGAGAATTCCGTTAAAATCCTTGACACCATGTACCCAGAGCTGTCTGCCAGGGCCCGCACCCTCAACATCCTCAAAGGGAATATTCAGCTCACTCGAGGTCCGTCTGCAGAATGTAAAAGCTTAGCAGGGCCTGTCAGTGCTATAACAGGATTCAAGGCAATCACCTCAACATCCACAGCCTTTGTTAAGACAGGGGGCAGCTCAGGGAGCGACTGTGATCAAGAGAAGTCCAGAGAGGCAGGTGGGAAAAGGACGTTGCCTGCATCTACACTGAGGGGCGCCAAAAGACTGCGGCTGGACGGCGGGTCCCCAGAACCGGGAACGGGGGCCGCCGCTGCAGGGGGGGTCAGCAAGACCCTCCGGAGGAGCCTCCCTCAAGCTGAAGGTGTGACGACGGAGGAAGAAAGTTCTCTTCTGACCATCAGTACGGTTTCACAGTTGCCTGCAAACCCAAAAGAAACCGTAGAGTCCCATGACCAAGCCATAGCTGGTGCACTGAAGAAAATCGCAGAGTCGTCTTTTGATCTCTTACCTGTCATTCGGAGTCACGTGTATGTGGGAAATATCTCTAAAAAGCCTGTAATGAGAGATCAAGAGAAGGAAGTGGTTTATGAATTTAGCACAACCAAAAAG CATTTAGCAGAGTGCTTGCTTCACTCTATTCTCTCAGAACTAAAAATTCAGAAGATCTCTATGGAGCGCAATTACATTCACGCCCTCTGCAGAGTGTATGTGGGTATTTGTCGGCAACTTGGAGACTTGGAAAGAGCTCGTTTGTTTTGCTACAGCCTACTTAAGGAAG ATTTTCCAGAGTCAGAGAAATTGACTTTGTTCATTGCAAACatgtggcatgatatatttatttcCCAATCAGTGATTAATAAGGCAATGCAGTTGGTTGCCAGGCAACGTGCTAAAGGAGAGGTTCGGAACTGTTTGAGAGCCTTTCTCAACTGGGAAAAg